A region from the Equus asinus isolate D_3611 breed Donkey chromosome 3, EquAss-T2T_v2, whole genome shotgun sequence genome encodes:
- the OSTC gene encoding oligosaccharyltransferase complex subunit OSTC translates to METLYRVPFLVLECPNLKLKKPPWVHMPSAMTVYALVVVSYFLITGGIIYDVIVEPPSVGSMTDEHGHQRPVAFLAYRVNGQYIMEGLASSFLFTMGGLGFIILDRSNAPNIPKLNRFLLLFIGFVCVLLSFFMARVFMRMKLPGYLMG, encoded by the exons ATGGAGACTCTGTATCGTGTCCCGTTCTTGGTGCTCGAGTGCCCCAACCTGAAGCTGAAGAAGCCGCCGTGGGTGCACATGCCGTCGGCCATGACGGTGTACGCCCTGGTGGTGGTGTCGTACTTCCTCATCACCGGAG GAATAATTTACGATGTTATTGTCGAACCTCCAAGTGTTGGCTCTAtgactgatgaacatgggcatcAGAGACCAGTAGCTTTCTTGGCCTATAG agtaaATGGACAATATATTATGGAAGGACTTGCATCCAGCTTCCTGTTTACAATGGGAGGTTTAGGTTTCATAATCCTGGACCGATCCAATGCACCAAACATTCCAAAACTCAAtagatttcttcttctcttcattGGGTTCGTCTGTGTCCTATTGAGTTTCTTCATGGCCAGAGTATTCATGAGAATGAAGCTGCC gggCTATCTGATGGGTTAG